One genomic region from Prevotella sp. Rep29 encodes:
- a CDS encoding glycosyltransferase family 4 protein — MKVLMFGWEYPPHVYGGLATANYGISEGLHAQGDVEITLCLPHPFGDEDQTAAQIVAMNAVPIVWRDVNYDHVKNSLGNVMSPELYYQLRDHIYADFSYMNVNEFGCMEFAGGYPQNLHEEINNYSIIAGVVARQQEFDIIHAHDWLTYPAGIHAKQVSGKPLCIHVHATDFDRSRGKVNPTVYSIEKDGMDHADCIMCVSELTRQTVINHYHQHPSKCFTVHNAVYPLKKELQDIPRPDHTDKEKVITFLGRITMQKGPEYFVEAASLVLHRTHNVRFCMAGSGDMMNKMIYLAAERGIADRFHFPGFMRGKEVYECLKASDVYVMPSVSEPFGISPLEAMQCGTPTIISKQSGCAEILENCIKVDYWDIHALADAMYSICHNDSLFKYLQVEGKREVDQITWEKVGRWIRELYERTMSQRG, encoded by the coding sequence ATGAAAGTTCTGATGTTTGGATGGGAGTATCCTCCTCATGTGTATGGCGGTCTTGCGACGGCTAATTATGGTATTTCGGAGGGATTGCATGCGCAGGGCGATGTTGAGATAACGCTTTGTCTGCCGCATCCTTTCGGCGATGAAGACCAGACGGCAGCGCAGATTGTTGCGATGAATGCGGTGCCGATCGTTTGGCGTGACGTGAACTATGACCATGTCAAAAACAGCCTTGGCAACGTGATGTCTCCAGAGTTGTATTATCAGCTTCGCGACCATATCTACGCCGACTTCAGTTATATGAACGTCAATGAGTTTGGCTGTATGGAGTTTGCCGGCGGCTATCCGCAGAACCTGCATGAGGAAATCAACAACTATTCCATCATTGCCGGTGTGGTTGCACGGCAGCAGGAGTTCGACATCATCCATGCTCACGACTGGCTGACGTATCCTGCGGGTATTCATGCGAAGCAGGTTTCGGGCAAGCCGCTGTGCATTCACGTGCATGCCACGGACTTCGACCGGTCGCGGGGAAAGGTGAATCCGACGGTCTATTCGATAGAGAAAGACGGTATGGACCATGCCGATTGCATCATGTGCGTTTCTGAGCTGACCCGTCAGACGGTCATCAACCATTATCACCAGCATCCGTCCAAATGCTTTACGGTACACAATGCCGTATATCCTTTGAAGAAAGAGTTGCAGGATATTCCCCGTCCCGACCACACTGACAAGGAGAAGGTGATTACGTTCCTCGGGCGAATCACCATGCAGAAGGGACCGGAATATTTCGTGGAGGCTGCCAGCCTGGTGCTCCATCGCACCCACAATGTGCGTTTCTGCATGGCAGGCTCGGGCGATATGATGAACAAGATGATCTATCTCGCAGCCGAACGCGGTATTGCCGACCGCTTCCACTTCCCGGGATTCATGCGGGGAAAAGAAGTCTATGAGTGCCTGAAAGCATCGGATGTCTATGTGATGCCTTCGGTGAGCGAGCCTTTCGGTATCTCGCCGTTGGAAGCGATGCAGTGCGGCACGCCGACCATCATCTCCAAGCAGAGTGGCTGTGCGGAGATTCTCGAGAACTGCATCAAGGTGGATTACTGGGACATACACGCCCTTGCTGATGCCATGTATTCCATCTGCCACAACGATTCGCTCTTCAAATACTTGCAGGTAGAGGGAAAGCGGGAAGTTGATCAGATTACGTGGGAGAAAGTCGGCAGATGGATTCGCGAGCTCTATGAGCGGACAATGAGTCAGCGAGGCTGA
- a CDS encoding glycogen debranching enzyme N-terminal domain-containing protein, whose translation MSYLRFEKALMTNLEESLPRELLRTNRSGAYSCSTVVDCNTRKYHGLLVVPVPGLDDENHVLLSSLDVTVVQHGAEFNLGLHKYGENCYSPRGHKYIRGFDCDKLPTTLYRVGGVMLKKEVLFQHYEDRILIRYTLEDAHSATLLRFRPFLAFRSVREFTHENYVANRDYQFVDNGIKTCMYAGYPDLYMQFSKKSDFVFQPDWYRGIEYPKEQERGYDSKEDLYVPGYFEMPIRKGESVVFSASTSEIATSKLKKLFDVEYEDRAPRDNFFHCLVNAAHQFHNREENDDRYLLAGYPWFKCRARDTFIALPGLTLAIGEQDYFELVMKTAERGLREFMGGKPLSVKIYEMEQPDVLLWCVWAIQQYARACGDEKCLRKYGKLLSDIIKYIIKGKHPNLRLEANGLLSSDGKRTSVTWMNSTVNGCPVVPRSGFIVEFNALWYNALMFASHLLKDTKKAESADLEKRAALCGRTFADVFVNEYGYLYDYVDGDVKDLSVRPNMIFPVAFDYSPLSVEQKKSVLDVCTRELLTPKGLRSLSPKSGGYNPMYVGHQSQRDQAYHQGTAWPWLGGFYMEACLKLYKRTRLSFIERQMVGYEDEMYYHCLGTISELFDGNPPFLGRGAISFAMNVAEILRTLSLLETYTYQK comes from the coding sequence ATGAGTTATTTGCGATTTGAGAAAGCCTTGATGACAAACTTGGAGGAGTCTCTTCCTCGCGAGTTGTTGCGAACCAATCGTTCTGGCGCTTATTCGTGTTCGACGGTTGTTGATTGTAATACGCGAAAATATCACGGATTGCTGGTTGTGCCTGTTCCCGGGTTGGATGATGAGAATCATGTGTTGCTCTCGTCTTTGGATGTGACGGTGGTTCAGCATGGTGCGGAGTTCAATTTGGGTTTGCATAAGTATGGTGAGAATTGTTACAGTCCGAGGGGACATAAGTATATCCGTGGTTTTGACTGTGACAAGTTGCCGACGACTCTGTATCGTGTGGGCGGCGTGATGTTGAAGAAAGAGGTGCTGTTCCAGCATTATGAGGATAGGATTCTTATCCGTTATACGTTGGAGGATGCCCATTCTGCGACCTTGCTTCGCTTCCGTCCTTTCCTGGCGTTTCGGAGTGTGCGTGAGTTCACGCATGAGAATTATGTGGCGAACCGTGATTACCAGTTTGTGGATAATGGGATAAAGACCTGTATGTATGCAGGTTATCCTGATTTGTACATGCAGTTTTCGAAGAAGAGTGACTTCGTGTTCCAGCCTGATTGGTATCGCGGCATAGAGTATCCGAAGGAGCAGGAGCGGGGATATGATTCGAAGGAAGACCTGTATGTGCCGGGTTATTTTGAGATGCCTATCCGGAAGGGTGAGAGCGTGGTCTTCTCAGCTTCCACTTCGGAGATTGCGACATCTAAGCTGAAGAAACTGTTTGATGTGGAGTATGAGGACCGTGCGCCGCGCGACAACTTCTTCCATTGCCTGGTGAATGCCGCACACCAGTTCCATAATCGTGAGGAAAACGATGACCGTTATCTGCTCGCCGGTTATCCATGGTTCAAATGCCGGGCGCGCGATACGTTCATTGCTTTGCCGGGTCTGACGCTCGCTATCGGTGAGCAGGATTATTTTGAATTGGTGATGAAGACGGCAGAACGGGGACTGCGTGAGTTCATGGGCGGCAAGCCGTTGAGTGTGAAAATCTACGAGATGGAGCAGCCGGACGTGCTGTTGTGGTGTGTCTGGGCGATACAGCAGTATGCCCGTGCCTGTGGCGATGAGAAATGCTTGCGCAAATACGGGAAGTTGCTTTCCGACATTATTAAATATATTATAAAGGGTAAGCATCCCAATTTGCGGTTGGAGGCGAACGGACTGCTCAGTTCTGATGGAAAAAGGACTTCGGTGACTTGGATGAACTCCACGGTAAATGGTTGTCCGGTCGTGCCTCGTTCGGGTTTCATCGTTGAGTTCAACGCACTGTGGTATAACGCTTTGATGTTTGCTTCCCATCTTTTGAAAGACACCAAAAAGGCGGAGTCGGCTGATTTGGAGAAGCGGGCAGCGCTGTGCGGACGGACGTTTGCGGATGTCTTCGTCAACGAGTATGGGTATCTGTATGATTATGTCGATGGCGATGTCAAAGATTTGAGTGTGCGTCCCAACATGATTTTCCCGGTGGCGTTCGATTATTCGCCGCTGTCGGTCGAGCAAAAGAAGAGTGTGCTGGACGTGTGTACACGGGAGTTGTTGACCCCCAAGGGCTTGCGCTCCCTGTCGCCTAAGAGTGGGGGCTACAATCCGATGTATGTCGGTCATCAGTCACAGCGCGACCAAGCTTATCATCAGGGTACGGCATGGCCCTGGCTCGGTGGGTTCTACATGGAAGCGTGCCTGAAGTTGTACAAGCGTACGCGCCTGAGCTTCATCGAGCGCCAGATGGTGGGCTATGAGGACGAGATGTACTACCATTGTCTGGGTACCATCTCTGAATTGTTTGACGGCAACCCGCCCTTCTTGGGTCGCGGTGCCATCTCTTTTGCGATGAATGTGGCTGAGATACTGCGCACACTCAGTTTGTTGGAAACTTATACGTATCAAAAATAA
- a CDS encoding diacylglycerol kinase family protein has translation MKKHITFILNPISGKVKKAGIPVLIDKYLDKNRFDYTLRYTEYAGHAELIAREEREKGVDVVVAVGGDGTINEVGRALVHSSTAMGIIPCGSGNGLARHLMIPINIKKSILIINQCDIYDLDYGVINGHPFFCTCGMGFDAFISMKFAEGGKRGPVKYIEHVLKEGLRYKPEIYTIEDESGTVQYHKAYLVSCANASQYGNNAYIAPQASMRDGVMDVIIMEPFDFLDAPQVSFDMMNKTLHKSSKIKTFRSKKICVHRKKEGPVHYDGDPMMLGKDIEISLVEKGIKIIVNPEAENKNRDPNMVQNAVCELFNSFSTARADITRQGRRLLAVNKKLWRKMRK, from the coding sequence ATGAAGAAGCATATAACATTTATTCTGAATCCGATTTCGGGGAAGGTGAAGAAGGCGGGGATTCCGGTTTTGATAGATAAGTATCTTGACAAGAATCGTTTCGATTATACGCTTCGCTATACGGAATATGCGGGTCATGCGGAATTGATTGCGCGTGAGGAGCGTGAGAAGGGAGTGGACGTGGTCGTTGCCGTCGGTGGCGATGGGACAATCAACGAGGTGGGGCGTGCCCTCGTACACTCTTCCACGGCTATGGGTATCATTCCTTGTGGTTCGGGAAACGGGCTGGCGCGTCATCTGATGATTCCCATCAATATTAAGAAGTCGATTTTGATTATCAATCAATGTGATATTTACGACCTCGATTACGGAGTGATTAACGGTCATCCGTTTTTTTGCACGTGCGGCATGGGGTTCGATGCTTTTATCAGCATGAAGTTTGCAGAAGGTGGAAAGCGAGGTCCCGTGAAGTATATTGAGCATGTGTTGAAAGAGGGACTGCGCTACAAGCCGGAGATTTATACGATTGAGGATGAGTCGGGCACGGTGCAGTATCACAAGGCTTATCTCGTGTCGTGTGCCAATGCATCGCAATATGGTAACAATGCTTACATCGCTCCGCAAGCCTCAATGAGGGATGGGGTGATGGATGTGATTATCATGGAGCCTTTCGACTTTCTGGATGCTCCCCAGGTGAGTTTTGACATGATGAACAAGACGCTGCACAAAAGCAGTAAGATAAAGACTTTCCGCTCGAAGAAGATATGTGTCCACCGCAAGAAAGAAGGTCCGGTGCATTATGACGGCGACCCGATGATGCTGGGCAAGGATATTGAAATCTCCTTGGTAGAGAAGGGGATTAAGATTATCGTGAATCCTGAGGCGGAAAACAAGAATCGCGACCCGAACATGGTGCAAAATGCGGTGTGCGAACTGTTCAACAGTTTCAGTACGGCGCGTGCGGACATTACTCGTCAGGGCAGGCGTTTGCTGGCTGTGAACAAAAAACTCTGGCGGAAGATGCGCAAATGA
- a CDS encoding aminotransferase class I/II-fold pyridoxal phosphate-dependent enzyme, which translates to MGLLQERLKNYREPQKYMAAGVYPYFRAISGKQGTEVEMEGHNVLMFGSNAYTGLTGDERIIKAAKDALDKYGSGCAGSRFLNGTLDLHIQLEKELAEFEHKDDALCFSTGFFVNSGVLAVICGREDYIICDERDHASIVDGRRLSFAKQLKFRHNDMEDLEKQLQKCEPDAIKLIVVDGVFSMEGDLCNLPEIIRLKKKYNASVMVDEAHGLGVFGREGRGVCDHFGLLDEVDLIMGTFSKSLASIGGFIAGDFDTINYLRHFCRTYIFSASNTPAATAAAREALHIIRKEPERIEKLWKVTNFALRRFREEGFEIGDTESPIIPLYVRDVEKTFVVTKLAFDAGVFINPVIPPACAPQDTLVRFALMATHTEEQVERGVQILKKVFTQQGIIK; encoded by the coding sequence ATGGGACTTTTACAAGAGAGACTGAAGAACTATCGCGAACCTCAGAAATATATGGCTGCAGGGGTTTATCCCTATTTCAGGGCCATCTCAGGGAAGCAAGGAACAGAAGTCGAAATGGAAGGACACAACGTCCTCATGTTCGGCTCAAATGCATATACCGGACTGACAGGCGATGAACGTATCATCAAAGCCGCAAAAGATGCACTCGACAAATACGGCTCCGGATGCGCGGGCAGCCGGTTCCTCAACGGAACACTCGACCTCCACATCCAGTTAGAGAAAGAACTTGCCGAGTTCGAACATAAAGACGATGCGCTCTGCTTCTCCACAGGATTCTTTGTCAACTCCGGAGTGCTTGCCGTCATCTGCGGTCGCGAAGACTATATCATCTGCGACGAGCGTGACCATGCCAGCATCGTTGACGGACGAAGACTGTCATTCGCAAAACAGCTCAAGTTCAGACACAACGACATGGAAGACCTGGAGAAACAGCTGCAGAAATGCGAACCAGATGCCATCAAACTGATTGTCGTTGACGGCGTATTCTCCATGGAAGGCGATTTGTGCAACCTCCCGGAGATTATCCGCCTGAAGAAAAAATACAACGCCTCTGTCATGGTTGACGAAGCACACGGCTTAGGCGTATTCGGAAGAGAAGGAAGAGGTGTCTGCGACCACTTTGGACTGCTCGACGAGGTTGACCTCATCATGGGAACCTTCAGCAAAAGCCTCGCAAGCATCGGCGGCTTCATAGCCGGAGACTTCGACACCATCAACTACCTGCGACACTTCTGCCGCACCTATATCTTCAGCGCATCCAACACACCTGCGGCAACAGCGGCAGCCAGAGAGGCGCTCCACATCATCCGAAAAGAACCAGAGCGTATTGAGAAACTATGGAAAGTGACCAATTTCGCCCTCCGCCGCTTCCGCGAAGAAGGATTTGAAATCGGCGATACGGAGAGCCCAATCATCCCGCTATATGTTCGCGACGTGGAGAAGACATTTGTCGTGACGAAGTTGGCGTTCGATGCCGGTGTATTCATCAACCCGGTAATCCCTCCGGCATGCGCTCCACAAGACACGCTGGTGCGTTTTGCACTCATGGCAACCCATACCGAAGAGCAAGTTGAACGAGGAGTGCAGATTCTCAAGAAAGTATTCACTCAACAAGGTATTATAAAATAA
- the msrA gene encoding peptide-methionine (S)-S-oxide reductase MsrA translates to MKDIYFAGGCFWGTEHFFKLLRGVKETEVGYANGHTTSPTYEEVYTDTTGFAETVHVTYDENVTDLTFLLQMFFKAIDPLSLNKQGNDIGTRYRTGIYYTDKDDLPAIQEAMKAEQRRYTAPLAVEVEPLQNFYRAEEYHQDYLEKNPNGYCHLPIELFRMAKMTNDEK, encoded by the coding sequence ATGAAAGATATTTATTTCGCAGGAGGATGCTTTTGGGGAACAGAACATTTCTTCAAACTACTCAGAGGCGTGAAAGAGACAGAGGTAGGATATGCCAACGGACATACCACAAGTCCGACCTACGAGGAAGTCTATACAGACACGACGGGATTTGCCGAAACCGTGCACGTGACGTATGACGAGAATGTGACTGACCTCACGTTTCTATTGCAGATGTTCTTCAAAGCCATCGACCCACTGAGTCTCAACAAACAAGGAAACGACATCGGAACACGATATCGGACCGGCATATACTACACGGACAAGGACGACCTGCCAGCCATTCAAGAAGCGATGAAAGCCGAGCAGCGACGCTACACCGCTCCACTCGCCGTGGAAGTGGAACCGCTGCAGAACTTCTACCGCGCAGAGGAATACCATCAAGACTATTTGGAAAAGAATCCCAACGGATACTGCCATCTGCCCATCGAACTCTTCCGGATGGCAAAAATGACCAACGATGAAAAATAA
- a CDS encoding GNAT family N-acetyltransferase produces the protein MKNKKNMPYQIRQSTIADIPALLQMAEASRQIMRKSGNMHQWINGYPSEEVFRHDIEKNNSYILTCESEPVGTFAFVPSPEPTYASIYQGAWIDESKPYYVVHRIASYPDKKGIFDAMTDFCFSHTDNLRIDTHRDNHIMQHLLEKHGFTYCGIIYLENGDERLAYQKIISQPSL, from the coding sequence ATGAAAAATAAGAAGAACATGCCTTATCAGATTCGACAATCAACCATTGCCGACATTCCAGCACTTCTGCAGATGGCTGAAGCGTCAAGACAAATCATGCGGAAAAGCGGCAACATGCACCAATGGATCAACGGCTACCCATCGGAAGAGGTTTTCCGACACGACATTGAGAAAAACAACAGCTATATTCTCACCTGCGAAAGCGAGCCCGTTGGCACATTCGCTTTCGTCCCATCACCCGAACCAACCTATGCCTCCATCTATCAAGGGGCGTGGATAGACGAAAGCAAACCCTATTATGTGGTGCATCGCATTGCAAGCTATCCCGACAAAAAAGGCATTTTCGACGCCATGACTGACTTTTGTTTCTCGCACACTGACAACCTCCGCATTGACACTCACCGCGACAACCACATCATGCAACATCTGCTTGAGAAGCACGGCTTCACTTACTGCGGAATCATTTATCTTGAGAATGGAGATGAGCGATTGGCTTATCAGAAAATCATCAGTCAACCATCGTTATGA
- a CDS encoding RNA methyltransferase: protein MTTMDNRQVSEIITSLQNPRIKHLRVLQQKSAARRKEGLFVVEGYKELMQCLDAGLQVDALFYTPALMSSAAQELLLRVSSSRCFEVTPEVYDRMAYRGGTEGVIAQVEIPVRTLSGLTLGQHPLIVVVEQVEKPGNLGAILRSADAAGADAVVVCDELTDLYNPNLVRNSIGALFSVPCVSCSSDECIAFLKSKGIRILTAQLQDSNLYYDTDMRVGIALVMGTESTGLSDKWRRAADAHIRIPMLGKLDSLNVSVSTAILLFEAVRQRTCAAETGNS, encoded by the coding sequence ATGACGACAATGGATAATCGGCAAGTAAGTGAAATAATAACCAGTCTCCAGAATCCGAGAATAAAGCATCTGCGGGTTTTGCAGCAGAAGAGTGCGGCTCGACGCAAAGAGGGACTTTTTGTCGTAGAAGGATACAAGGAACTCATGCAGTGCTTGGATGCCGGGCTGCAGGTCGATGCGCTTTTTTATACTCCGGCACTGATGTCTTCCGCAGCCCAGGAGTTATTGCTGCGTGTGTCGTCTTCCCGCTGTTTTGAAGTTACCCCGGAGGTGTATGACCGCATGGCATATCGCGGTGGAACGGAAGGCGTGATAGCCCAAGTTGAGATTCCCGTCCGGACGTTAAGCGGGCTGACACTCGGTCAGCATCCATTGATTGTTGTGGTGGAGCAAGTCGAAAAACCAGGCAATTTGGGTGCCATCCTTCGTAGTGCCGATGCGGCAGGTGCCGATGCTGTAGTCGTGTGTGACGAGCTGACAGACCTATATAATCCAAACTTGGTGCGCAATTCGATTGGGGCATTGTTTTCCGTGCCTTGTGTGTCATGTTCCTCCGATGAGTGCATCGCTTTTCTCAAGTCAAAAGGTATCCGCATTCTGACTGCCCAACTCCAGGATTCCAACCTCTACTATGATACGGACATGCGGGTTGGCATTGCATTGGTGATGGGGACGGAATCTACGGGACTGTCAGATAAATGGCGGCGCGCTGCAGATGCGCATATCCGTATCCCGATGCTGGGCAAACTCGATTCGCTAAATGTTTCTGTCTCTACTGCCATCCTTTTGTTTGAGGCAGTCAGGCAGAGAACTTGCGCCGCAGAAACCGGCAATTCATAA
- a CDS encoding UpxY family transcription antiterminator, whose amino-acid sequence MTDILPSTTNASQPEEQQPWYAIRLFSIRQKAVCDYLAEHGLEYFVPMQYVDFETRDGKRKRELRPVVRNLVFVKKSLSQRQMTGVVQECPYKMAVIRKSRTSTAYYEISSKEMHEFQVMCNPEIELRKYLTEEEAQLKVGTPVDVVFGPLKGLSGKLVRQSKKYYLLKEIPGMGVMIKVSRWCCKPVVEK is encoded by the coding sequence ATGACAGATATCCTTCCATCAACAACCAACGCATCACAGCCAGAAGAGCAGCAGCCGTGGTATGCTATCCGTCTGTTTTCGATTAGACAGAAAGCTGTGTGTGACTATCTCGCAGAGCATGGGTTGGAATATTTCGTCCCTATGCAGTATGTTGATTTTGAGACTCGTGATGGAAAGCGGAAACGGGAACTGCGCCCGGTGGTGCGGAATCTTGTTTTTGTGAAGAAAAGTCTTTCCCAGCGGCAGATGACAGGAGTGGTGCAGGAATGTCCTTACAAAATGGCTGTCATCCGCAAGAGTCGGACGTCCACGGCTTATTATGAAATTTCGTCAAAGGAGATGCATGAGTTCCAGGTGATGTGTAATCCGGAGATAGAACTTCGTAAATATCTCACAGAGGAAGAGGCGCAGCTGAAGGTCGGCACACCGGTTGATGTTGTTTTTGGACCGTTGAAGGGATTGTCTGGCAAATTGGTTCGTCAGAGTAAGAAATACTATTTGCTTAAAGAAATTCCCGGTATGGGTGTGATGATCAAAGTGTCGCGATGGTGTTGCAAGCCCGTCGTAGAAAAATAA
- a CDS encoding phosphoribosylanthranilate isomerase — protein sequence MIIKVCGMRDPKNIRAVSALDIDWMGFVFWRDSPRYLQQISSRTGTLPDYSSLRDDAMRKKADGKKDILRVGVFVDDMPQNIVTRVVNYRLDIVQLHGDESPVMMENLRRTIDPDIHQGIKLMKTIYVGCADDLKCCADYAGVADYFLFEPKKPADTEACIDWDVLAAYDGQVPFILGGDIGPDDVERLRHFSHPAFCGISVDAQFETAYAMKDAVALKAFVECLRKGE from the coding sequence ATGATTATAAAGGTATGTGGGATGCGCGACCCAAAGAATATCCGCGCAGTAAGTGCTTTGGATATTGACTGGATGGGGTTTGTCTTCTGGCGGGATAGTCCACGCTATTTGCAACAAATATCCTCCCGTACAGGTACGCTTCCCGACTATTCATCGCTACGGGATGATGCGATGCGTAAGAAGGCAGACGGGAAGAAAGATATTTTGCGCGTCGGTGTGTTTGTGGACGACATGCCGCAGAACATCGTGACGCGGGTGGTTAACTATCGGTTGGACATCGTTCAGCTGCACGGTGACGAGAGTCCTGTCATGATGGAGAACCTGCGGCGGACGATAGATCCGGATATCCATCAGGGTATCAAGTTGATGAAAACCATTTATGTTGGTTGTGCAGATGACTTGAAATGCTGTGCAGACTATGCGGGCGTTGCAGACTACTTCTTGTTTGAACCCAAGAAACCAGCAGACACAGAGGCTTGTATTGATTGGGATGTGTTGGCTGCCTATGACGGTCAAGTGCCTTTCATTCTGGGCGGTGACATCGGACCGGATGATGTGGAGCGCCTCCGTCACTTTAGTCATCCAGCGTTCTGTGGCATCAGTGTAGATGCGCAGTTTGAAACGGCATATGCGATGAAAGATGCCGTGGCGTTGAAGGCATTTGTTGAGTGTTTGAGAAAAGGAGAATAA